From Saccopteryx leptura isolate mSacLep1 chromosome 3, mSacLep1_pri_phased_curated, whole genome shotgun sequence, one genomic window encodes:
- the LOC136398668 gene encoding cation-independent mannose-6-phosphate receptor-like isoform X1, with translation MKQYDLSRGGVSLPLALAWAQIQFSLAKSEDGPDGNWYALDSAGEHNMWRKYYINVCRPLRPVPCCDGYVATCQMRYENCQGVFTKVVSISNFGMATMGPAVEVSDTLLLEYLNGSACTTSDGVQTTYITRIHLACSRSSLDGIPEFSHETADCQYLFSWYTSAVCPLGPQAHQ, from the exons ATGAAGCAGTATGATCTCTCCAGAGGTGGGGTCAGcctgcccttggccctggcctgggCCCAGATCCAG TTTAGTCTCGCGAAGTCGGAAGACGGCCCTGATGGAAACTGGTACGCCCTGGACAGCGCAGGAGAACACAACATGTGGAGGAAATACTACATTAACGTGTGCCGGCCTCTCCGCCCCGTGCCGTGCTGTGATGGCTATGTGGCCACTTGCCAGATGAGATACGAAAACTGTCAG GGTGTGTTTACCAAAGTCGTCTCCATCAGTAACTTTGGGATGGCCACGATGGGCCCCGCCGTGGAGGTGAGCGACACCCTTCTGTTAGAGTACCTGAATGGTTCAGCGTGCACCACCAGCGATGGCGTACAGACCACCTACATCACCAGGATCCATCTCGCCTGTTCCCGGAGCAGCCTG GACGGGATCCCCGAGTTCAGCCATGAGACTGCGGACTGCCAGTACCTGTTCTCCTGGTACACCTCTGCCGTGTGTCCCCTGG GTCCGCAAGCACATCAGTGA